In one Streptomyces venezuelae genomic region, the following are encoded:
- the aceB gene encoding malate synthase A, protein MSALAPSPLAIVDAEPLPRQEEVLTDAALAFVAELHRQFTPRRDELLARRAERRAEIARTSTLDFLPETAAVREDDSWKVAPAPAALNDRRVEITGPTDRKMTINALNSGAKVWLADFEDASAPTWENVVLGQLNLTDAYERRIDFTDERSGKSYALKGADELATVVMRPRGWHLDERHLQVEGRAVPGALVDFGLYFFHNAKRLIELGKGPYFYLPKTESYLEARLWNDIFVFAQDYVGIPQGTVRATVLIETITAAYQMEEILYELRDHASGLNAGRWDYLFSIVKNFRDGGSKFVLPDRNLVTMTAPFMRAYTELLVRTCHKRGAHAIGGMAAFIPSRKDAEVNKVAFEKVANDKDREAGDGFDGSWVAHPDLVPIAMKSFDAVLGDKPNQKDRLREDVSVAPGDLIAIDSLDAKPTYDGLVNAVQVGIRYIEAWLRGLGAVAIFNLMEDAATAEISRSQIWQWINAGVVFETGETATADLARKVAAEELAAIREEIGDEAFASGKWQQAHDLLLQLSLDADYADFLTLPAYEQLR, encoded by the coding sequence ATGTCCGCACTAGCGCCGTCGCCGCTGGCCATCGTCGACGCAGAGCCCCTGCCCCGGCAGGAAGAGGTGCTCACCGACGCGGCCCTCGCCTTTGTGGCCGAGCTGCACCGGCAGTTCACGCCCCGGCGTGACGAGCTCCTCGCCCGCCGTGCCGAGCGCCGCGCGGAGATCGCCCGCACCTCCACCCTGGACTTCCTCCCGGAGACCGCCGCGGTCCGCGAGGACGACTCCTGGAAGGTCGCGCCGGCCCCGGCCGCGCTGAACGACCGCCGCGTGGAGATCACGGGCCCGACCGACCGCAAGATGACCATCAACGCCCTGAACTCGGGCGCGAAGGTCTGGCTCGCGGACTTCGAGGACGCCTCGGCTCCCACCTGGGAGAACGTGGTCCTCGGCCAGCTCAACCTCACCGACGCCTACGAGCGCCGCATCGACTTCACGGACGAGCGCAGCGGCAAGTCGTACGCGCTGAAGGGCGCCGACGAGCTCGCCACCGTCGTCATGCGTCCGCGCGGCTGGCACCTGGACGAGCGTCACCTTCAGGTCGAGGGCCGCGCGGTCCCCGGCGCGCTGGTCGACTTCGGCCTGTACTTCTTCCACAACGCCAAGCGCCTCATCGAACTCGGCAAGGGCCCGTACTTCTACCTCCCGAAGACGGAGTCGTACCTGGAGGCCCGCCTCTGGAACGACATCTTCGTCTTCGCGCAGGACTACGTCGGCATCCCGCAGGGCACGGTCCGCGCCACCGTCCTCATCGAGACGATCACGGCCGCGTACCAGATGGAGGAGATCCTCTACGAGCTGCGCGACCACGCCTCCGGCCTGAACGCGGGCCGCTGGGACTACCTCTTCTCCATCGTCAAGAACTTCCGTGACGGCGGCTCGAAGTTCGTCCTGCCGGACCGCAACCTGGTGACGATGACCGCCCCGTTCATGCGGGCGTACACCGAACTCCTCGTCCGCACCTGCCACAAGCGCGGCGCGCACGCGATCGGCGGCATGGCCGCGTTCATCCCGTCCCGCAAGGACGCGGAGGTCAACAAGGTCGCGTTCGAGAAGGTCGCGAACGACAAGGACCGCGAGGCCGGGGACGGCTTCGACGGCTCGTGGGTGGCCCACCCCGACCTGGTCCCGATCGCCATGAAGTCCTTCGACGCGGTCCTGGGCGACAAGCCCAACCAGAAGGACCGGCTGCGCGAGGACGTCTCGGTCGCGCCCGGTGACCTGATCGCCATCGACTCCCTCGACGCGAAGCCCACCTACGACGGCCTGGTCAACGCCGTCCAGGTCGGCATCCGCTACATCGAGGCGTGGCTGCGCGGCCTCGGCGCCGTCGCCATCTTCAACCTGATGGAGGACGCCGCCACCGCCGAGATCTCCCGCTCCCAGATCTGGCAGTGGATCAACGCGGGCGTCGTCTTCGAGACGGGCGAGACGGCCACGGCCGACCTGGCCCGCAAGGTCGCCGCCGAGGAGCTCGCCGCGATCCGCGAGGAGATCGGCGACGAGGCCTTCGCGTCCGGCAAGTGGCAGCAGGCCCACGACCTCCTCCTCCAGCTCTCCCTGGACGCGGACTACGCCGACTTCCTGACCCTCCCCGCGTACGAGCAGCTGCGCTGA
- a CDS encoding DUF5955 family protein translates to MTGSDEDPRVAELRAAVARLRRELAAHPAEFTDRGIAEDELAALSEMAYGGAPEIPRMRRSLLLVAGAIGSVSALAAGLAAVRVAVEIFGEPDGR, encoded by the coding sequence GTGACAGGGAGCGACGAAGACCCGCGGGTGGCGGAACTGCGCGCCGCCGTGGCCCGGCTGCGCCGTGAGCTCGCCGCGCACCCGGCCGAGTTCACCGACCGCGGCATCGCCGAGGACGAACTGGCCGCGCTGTCGGAGATGGCGTACGGCGGCGCCCCCGAGATCCCCAGGATGCGCAGGTCACTCCTGCTGGTGGCCGGCGCGATCGGCTCGGTCAGCGCACTGGCGGCGGGCCTGGCGGCGGTGCGGGTGGCCGTGGAGATATTCGGGGAACCGGACGGGCGGTAG